The sequence ATCCCATCCGCACCCGCTCGCCACCGCCCGCGCACCCACCCAGCAAGGAGCCCAGCCCGTGACCTCCCCCTTCGTGTCCCGCCGCGCGCTGCTCGGCGGCGCCGCCGGCGCGGCCGCGCTGACCACGTTGCCGATCAGCGTGCGGCAGGCGCTCGCCGCACCCGCCCGCCCCGGCCGGCTGGAGGACATCCAGCACGTCGTGGTCCTCATGCAGGAGAACCGCGCCTTCGACCACTACTTCGGCACCATGGCCGGCGTCCGCGGCTACGGGGACCGCACCGCCGTGCGCGGCGTCAACGGCCGGCCCGTGTGGGACCAGCCGGACCCGTCCCGCGCCGAGGGCTATCTGGCACCGTTCGCGATGAACGCCGCCCACACCAGCGCCTACCAGCAGGGCGCTGCCGCGTTCGGCTACGGCGACAGCATGAACGCCCGCAACGACGGCATCGGCGACGGCTACGTCACCCGGCGCGACAGCGGCCGGCTCGGCCAGGGCTACTACGCCCCCGCCGACATGCCCTTCTACAACGCGCTCGCCTCGGTCTTCACCATCTGCGACAACTACCACGCCTCGATCGAGACCAGCACCAACCCCAACCGCGAGCACTTCATGACCGGCACCAGCGGCGGCAGCCTCCGCGAGTTCCCGGTCATCGACAACACCGAGGTGTCGGCCGGCTACGAGTGGACGACGTACGCGGAGCGGCTGCAGGCGGCCGGGATCAGCTGGAAGACCTACCAGGCGCAGGAGAACTTCGACGACAACGCGCTCGCCTGGTTCTCCGCCTTCCACCAGGCGAAGCCCGGCCAGCCGCTGTACGACCGCGGTCTGGCCCGGGCCGGTGACGCGGCGAACGCCGGCGACCCGTGGGCGATGGGCGACGCGCTGGTGGCGGCGTTCGGCGCGGACGTGGCCGCGGACGCGCTGCCGCAGGTGTCCTGGCTGGTGGCGCCGGCCGCGCTGTCGGAGCACGCCAGCTACGCGCCGCCGGACGGCGAGAACCTGACCGCGCGGCTGCTGGCGGCGCTGGCGGCGAAGCCCGAGGTGTGGGCGAAGACCGCGTTCTTCCTCACCTACGACGAGCACGGCGGCTTCTTCGACCACCTGCTGCCGCCGGTGCCGCCGCTCGCGGCCGGCCGCGGTGACTCGACGGTCTCCACCGACGGCGAGGTCGTGGTGCGGGTGGCCAAGAGCGGCAGCACCTTCTACCGGGTGGTGGACCAGCGCGGCCGCTACCGGGTCGCGGCCGCCGACGGCACCCTGAACTGGTCGCAGACCCTGCCCGCCGGGGAGACCGTGACCGCGGGGCCGTTCCCGCTGGGGCTCGGCCTGCGGGTGCCGATGATCGTGGCCTCGCCGTGGACCCGCGGCGGCGCGGTCGACTCGACCGTCTTCGACCACACCTCCGTGATCAAGTTCCTGGAACGGCGGTTCGGGGTGCACGAGCCGAACATCAGCGCCTGGCGGCGCGCGGTGACCGGCGACCTCACCTCGGCCTTCGACTTCTCCGGCGACGAGCCGCACTGGCCGTCGCTGCCGGACACCAGCGGCAACCGGCAAAAGGTCACCGACACCGGCAAGCTGCCCGCACCGACCGTGCCGAGCCCGCAGGTGCGGCCGGTGCAGGCGCGCGGCACCCGCACCGCGCGCCCGGTGCCGTACACGCTGAGCACCCGGGGGCGGCTGCGCGGCGGCGCCCTGGAGCTGGACTACGCCAACTCCGGCACGCAGGCCGCGGTGTTCGCCGCCTACCCGGCACCCGGGGTGAAGCCGCGGTTCTTCACCGTCGGCGCCCGCAAGCGGCTGTCGGACTCCTGGAAGGCCGGCGCCGACGGCTACGACCTGCGGGTGCACGGCCCCAACGGCTCGCTGTGGCACTTCCGCGGTGGCCAGGGCGACACGTCGGAGGCGGTGTTCACCGAGGACGTCCACCGCCGCGAGCTGCGGGTCGAGCTGCGCAACGGCGG comes from Streptomyces sp. NBC_00448 and encodes:
- a CDS encoding phosphocholine-specific phospholipase C, which codes for MTSPFVSRRALLGGAAGAAALTTLPISVRQALAAPARPGRLEDIQHVVVLMQENRAFDHYFGTMAGVRGYGDRTAVRGVNGRPVWDQPDPSRAEGYLAPFAMNAAHTSAYQQGAAAFGYGDSMNARNDGIGDGYVTRRDSGRLGQGYYAPADMPFYNALASVFTICDNYHASIETSTNPNREHFMTGTSGGSLREFPVIDNTEVSAGYEWTTYAERLQAAGISWKTYQAQENFDDNALAWFSAFHQAKPGQPLYDRGLARAGDAANAGDPWAMGDALVAAFGADVAADALPQVSWLVAPAALSEHASYAPPDGENLTARLLAALAAKPEVWAKTAFFLTYDEHGGFFDHLLPPVPPLAAGRGDSTVSTDGEVVVRVAKSGSTFYRVVDQRGRYRVAAADGTLNWSQTLPAGETVTAGPFPLGLGLRVPMIVASPWTRGGAVDSTVFDHTSVIKFLERRFGVHEPNISAWRRAVTGDLTSAFDFSGDEPHWPSLPDTSGNRQKVTDTGKLPAPTVPSPQVRPVQARGTRTARPVPYTLSTRGRLRGGALELDYANSGTQAAVFAAYPAPGVKPRFFTVGARKRLSDSWKAGADGYDLRVHGPNGSLWHFRGGQGDTSEAVFTEDVHRRELRVELRNGGRRARTFTVGDLAYGGGTHEVRIDGGRTRTVTLPVAREGWYDVAVGAGDDLFWLRRAAGRLADGRQGVTDPAMGLPDALVAEVALASGSTTVDEPVVVPGTPATVSAVLTAPDAAVERIEAALVVPAGWTVRTLAAPPQRLARGASATVRWQVTAPAALPSGTTARVLANVRGRAGSRVALADGEVAARTAPSMKGYLLGEDFESLAGQLKPAVNLNVPAGVLGWTATPPAGWSVTNAPGMPQGTAEEQGWSFMTKRFWLASDSQDRGNFTRGLGIVAVADPDDWDDTGSPSSKGRFDSTLSSPAVAIPSGTAQLYLGFDSHYRQEAPQTATVTAAFDSGEETVLLTYSGATTGNDNAGGDAENQLITRKIAVPAGATAVTLKFRMFDAGNNWYWAIDHVRLGLTPVTD